Proteins encoded within one genomic window of Streptomyces kaniharaensis:
- a CDS encoding PLD nuclease N-terminal domain-containing protein, with protein MLRILTFVIPLALWVWAFIDCLTTPEDEVKHLPKVVWVIIVLLFPLVGSIAWLVAGKQRGVPRAASTGARTPGRPEHERPRGGRPLAPDDDPEFLASLNSLKKNNKDHEDMLKQWEADLRRREQELRGKDEPEDGRKS; from the coding sequence GTGCTGAGGATTCTGACCTTCGTCATCCCGCTCGCCCTGTGGGTGTGGGCCTTCATCGACTGCCTGACCACGCCCGAGGACGAGGTGAAGCACCTGCCCAAGGTGGTGTGGGTGATCATCGTGCTGCTGTTCCCGCTGGTGGGCTCGATCGCCTGGCTGGTGGCCGGCAAGCAGCGCGGCGTGCCGCGGGCCGCGTCGACGGGGGCCCGGACGCCCGGCCGTCCGGAGCACGAGCGCCCGCGCGGCGGCCGCCCGCTCGCACCGGACGACGACCCGGAGTTCCTCGCCTCGTTGAACTCGTTGAAGAAGAACAACAAGGACCACGAGGACATGCTCAAGCAGTGGGAGGCGGATCTGCGCCGCCGCGAGCAGGAGCTGCGCGGCAAGGACGAGCCGGAGGACGGCCGCAAGAGCTGA
- a CDS encoding DoxX family protein yields the protein MSVAHTIVTVLGALMAGFSAGAVFFKAEFVVGPLAEYGVPRAWWTWLGVAKAAGAIGLLVGFVVPVIGELAAIGLVLYFTGAVITVLRARAYAHVPFPIIYAVPAAASLVLGLAA from the coding sequence ATGTCCGTCGCCCACACCATCGTCACCGTCCTCGGCGCCCTCATGGCGGGCTTCTCCGCCGGTGCCGTCTTCTTCAAGGCCGAGTTCGTCGTCGGCCCGCTGGCCGAGTACGGCGTGCCGCGCGCCTGGTGGACCTGGCTGGGCGTGGCGAAGGCAGCCGGTGCGATCGGCCTGCTGGTCGGGTTCGTCGTTCCGGTGATCGGCGAACTGGCAGCGATCGGGCTGGTGCTGTACTTCACCGGCGCCGTCATCACCGTGCTGCGGGCCCGCGCGTACGCGCACGTCCCGTTCCCGATCATCTATGCCGTCCCGGCTGCCGCCTCCCTCGTGCTCGGGCTGGCCGCCTGA
- a CDS encoding DUF397 domain-containing protein, whose protein sequence is MSQYSWQKSSFSGTNANCVEIAIDGDHIYIRESDDPTTIVTTTRAKLHAWLRGAKAGEFDHLTA, encoded by the coding sequence ATGAGCCAGTACTCCTGGCAGAAATCGAGCTTCAGCGGCACCAACGCCAACTGCGTCGAGATCGCGATAGACGGCGACCACATCTACATCCGCGAATCCGACGACCCCACCACCATCGTCACCACCACCCGCGCCAAGCTCCACGCGTGGCTGCGCGGTGCCAAGGCCGGCGAGTTCGACCACCTCACCGCCTGA
- a CDS encoding TIR-like protein FxsC yields MNDRGWDEDDTRPYFFLSYAHTPKAGARGAGDPNHWVRQLYRDLCEAVLQLTTVPAGAPVGFMDESMHQGELWAERLSQELATCRVFVPLYSPRYFNSVPCGQEWYAFTRRPVYPANIDSERTSGIVPVLWAPMSRYRLPKVASELQFNHAGFGPDYATEGLYALMKLTYFRSAYELAVHRLAARIVQVAEETVIPVGRPMDFNSLPSAFNVSAPTKQLRISVLSYHQGELPEDRSSDYYGAKRTDWHPYRPSGSPIAQHAVRLARQLGFQPTVHEFDDEAEAIIGGEATAPGLLLLDRWALRDERRRELVRRFDRSDATWVSVLEPWNLDDPECEERERELGELSDRILRITRRASRPSFLGATGGPPGLTTLDEFDDALPRAAMKAKYAFEGRTRAEPDDPPPPRPSLRDAFRRDAGPGPFGQDDHPDRDDGDEPGDGMAPVGGPHR; encoded by the coding sequence GTGAACGACCGTGGCTGGGACGAGGACGACACCCGGCCGTACTTCTTCCTCTCCTACGCCCACACCCCGAAGGCCGGCGCACGCGGAGCCGGCGATCCCAACCACTGGGTGCGGCAGCTGTACCGGGACCTCTGCGAGGCGGTCCTGCAGCTGACCACGGTGCCCGCCGGGGCACCGGTGGGGTTCATGGACGAGTCCATGCACCAGGGCGAGTTGTGGGCGGAGCGGCTGTCGCAGGAGCTGGCGACCTGCCGGGTGTTCGTGCCGCTGTACTCGCCTCGGTACTTCAACAGCGTCCCGTGCGGACAGGAGTGGTACGCCTTCACCCGGCGCCCGGTGTACCCGGCGAACATCGACTCGGAGCGCACCAGCGGGATCGTGCCGGTGCTGTGGGCGCCGATGAGTCGCTACCGGCTGCCCAAGGTGGCCAGTGAACTCCAGTTCAACCACGCCGGGTTCGGCCCCGACTACGCCACCGAGGGCCTGTACGCGCTGATGAAGCTCACCTACTTCCGGTCCGCGTACGAGCTGGCGGTGCACCGGCTGGCGGCGCGGATCGTGCAGGTCGCGGAGGAGACGGTGATCCCGGTCGGTCGCCCGATGGACTTCAACTCCCTGCCGAGCGCGTTCAACGTGTCCGCACCCACCAAGCAGCTGCGGATCTCCGTACTCTCCTACCATCAGGGCGAACTGCCGGAGGACCGCAGCTCCGACTACTACGGCGCCAAGCGCACAGACTGGCACCCCTACCGCCCGTCCGGCTCCCCGATCGCGCAGCACGCGGTGCGGCTGGCCCGGCAGTTGGGATTCCAGCCGACGGTGCACGAGTTCGACGACGAGGCGGAGGCGATCATCGGCGGCGAGGCCACCGCACCCGGCCTGCTGCTGCTGGACCGGTGGGCGCTGCGCGACGAGCGGCGCCGCGAGCTGGTACGGCGCTTCGACCGCTCGGACGCCACCTGGGTGAGCGTCCTGGAGCCGTGGAACCTGGACGACCCGGAGTGCGAGGAACGGGAACGCGAGCTCGGCGAGTTGAGCGACCGGATCCTGCGGATCACCCGCCGCGCCAGCCGGCCGAGCTTCCTCGGCGCGACCGGCGGCCCGCCCGGGCTGACCACCCTGGACGAGTTCGACGACGCGCTGCCCCGGGCCGCGATGAAGGCCAAGTACGCCTTCGAGGGCCGCACCCGGGCCGAGCCGGACGACCCGCCGCCGCCGCGGCCCAGCCTGCGGGACGCGTTCCGGCGCGACGCGGGCCCGGGCCCCTTCGGCCAGGACGACCACCCAGACCGTGACGACGGCGACGAACCCGGCGACGGGATGGCGCCCGTGGGAGGACCTCACCGATGA
- a CDS encoding menaquinone biosynthesis decarboxylase gives MAYDDLRSFLRALDREGDLKRIKAEVDPHLEIGEIVDRVQKAKGPALLFENVKGSSMPLAMNVFGTERRLAKALGLKGPDDISEKIAGLLKPELPHGFTGFRDAFGKLASMAHVPPRHVKDAPVQEVVLTGDDVNLDELPALFTWPLDGGSFFNLGLTHTKDPDTGIRNLGLYRLQRHDRRTIGMHWQIHKDSRNHYAVAARRGERLPVAIAFGCPPAVTYAATAPLPGDIDEYLFAGFVAGERVRMVDCKTVPLQVPADAEVVLEGWLEPGEMLPEGPFGDHTGFYTPQEPFPALKIDCVTMRRRPILQSIVVGRPPTEDGPLGKFTERFFLPLLKIIIPDIVDYDLPEAGGFHNCVIVSIDKKYPKHAQKTMHAIWGAHMMSLTKLIIVVDADCDVHDYREVAWRAFGNVDYSRDLTVVEGPVDHLDHASYQQFWGGKAGIDATRKLPEEGYTRDGGWPEMVSSDPATAALVSRRWKEYGL, from the coding sequence ATGGCATACGACGATCTCCGCTCGTTTCTCCGGGCCCTCGACCGCGAGGGCGACCTCAAGCGCATCAAGGCGGAGGTGGACCCGCACCTGGAGATCGGCGAGATCGTCGACCGCGTGCAGAAGGCCAAGGGCCCCGCGCTGCTCTTCGAGAACGTCAAGGGCTCGTCGATGCCGCTCGCGATGAACGTCTTCGGCACCGAGCGGCGCCTCGCCAAGGCGCTCGGACTCAAGGGCCCCGACGACATCTCGGAGAAGATCGCCGGCCTGCTCAAGCCCGAACTGCCGCACGGCTTCACCGGGTTCCGCGACGCCTTCGGCAAGCTCGCCTCGATGGCGCACGTCCCGCCGCGGCACGTGAAGGACGCTCCGGTCCAGGAGGTCGTGCTCACCGGCGACGACGTCAACCTGGACGAGCTGCCCGCCCTCTTCACCTGGCCGCTCGACGGCGGCTCCTTCTTCAACCTGGGCCTCACCCACACCAAGGACCCGGACACCGGCATCCGCAACCTCGGCCTCTACCGGCTCCAGCGGCACGACCGCCGGACCATCGGCATGCACTGGCAGATCCACAAGGACAGCCGCAACCACTACGCGGTGGCCGCCCGCCGGGGCGAGCGGCTGCCCGTCGCGATCGCCTTCGGCTGCCCGCCGGCCGTCACGTACGCGGCCACCGCACCGCTGCCCGGGGACATCGACGAGTACCTGTTCGCCGGCTTCGTCGCCGGGGAGCGGGTGCGGATGGTCGACTGCAAGACGGTGCCGCTCCAGGTGCCGGCCGACGCCGAGGTGGTGCTCGAAGGCTGGCTGGAGCCCGGCGAGATGCTCCCCGAGGGCCCGTTCGGCGACCACACCGGCTTCTACACCCCGCAGGAGCCGTTCCCGGCCCTGAAGATCGACTGCGTCACGATGCGCCGCCGCCCGATCCTGCAGTCCATCGTGGTCGGCCGCCCGCCGACCGAGGACGGCCCGCTGGGCAAGTTCACCGAGCGGTTCTTCCTGCCGCTCCTGAAGATCATCATCCCGGACATCGTCGACTACGACCTGCCCGAGGCCGGCGGCTTCCACAACTGCGTCATCGTCTCGATCGACAAGAAGTACCCCAAGCACGCCCAGAAGACGATGCACGCGATCTGGGGCGCGCACATGATGTCGCTGACCAAGCTGATCATCGTGGTGGACGCGGACTGCGACGTGCACGACTACCGGGAAGTGGCGTGGCGGGCCTTCGGGAACGTCGACTACAGCCGCGACCTGACGGTCGTGGAGGGCCCGGTGGACCACCTCGACCACGCCTCGTACCAGCAGTTCTGGGGCGGCAAGGCGGGCATCGACGCGACGCGCAAGCTCCCGGAGGAGGGGTACACCCGGGACGGCGGCTGGCCGGAGATGGTGTCCTCGGACCCTGCCACCGCCGCACTGGTGTCGCGTCGCTGGAAGGAATACGGGCTGTGA
- a CDS encoding helix-turn-helix domain-containing protein produces the protein MGLRTEVSERQRRFGEELRRLRDAAGVSAPEMGAMMGMKGPAVSHTEAGRLSINLDRLHIWLEACRVTDPDYRAALIAMSESTGKGWWTSYRGLVRPTAIDLAEAEASATALDNYETFLIPGLLQTKAYSEVILEYAEKKVEFRRKRQQVLDLENGPPLRVVIHEAALRTNYGGPRVMRNQLNHLVEVGHLPHVTLQVLPFDCTVYADTDTPFMLVAGQHPRLDTVLLEHPHGSFFMGDPEGVAVFRRKFEQLRSLALPPLDAANPAPSPAFRDSSGLIQHIRYTIQGR, from the coding sequence GTGGGACTCAGGACCGAGGTCAGCGAACGACAGCGCCGCTTCGGCGAGGAGTTGCGACGTCTACGCGATGCCGCAGGCGTGTCGGCGCCGGAGATGGGCGCGATGATGGGCATGAAGGGGCCTGCTGTCAGCCACACCGAGGCTGGAAGGTTGAGTATCAACCTTGACCGCCTGCATATCTGGCTCGAAGCCTGCCGAGTCACGGACCCTGACTACCGTGCTGCTCTGATCGCCATGAGCGAGAGCACGGGCAAGGGCTGGTGGACGAGCTACAGAGGTCTCGTGAGGCCCACCGCCATCGACCTCGCCGAAGCCGAGGCGAGTGCCACGGCACTGGACAACTACGAGACCTTCCTGATCCCGGGCCTGCTCCAGACCAAGGCCTACAGCGAGGTCATCCTCGAATACGCCGAGAAGAAGGTCGAGTTCCGCCGCAAGCGCCAGCAGGTCCTGGACCTTGAGAACGGGCCACCGCTCCGGGTCGTGATCCACGAAGCAGCGCTGCGAACGAACTACGGCGGGCCGAGAGTGATGAGGAACCAGCTGAACCACCTCGTCGAGGTCGGACACCTGCCCCACGTGACGCTCCAGGTCCTTCCATTCGACTGCACCGTGTATGCGGACACCGATACGCCGTTCATGCTGGTCGCAGGCCAACATCCCCGACTGGACACCGTCCTGCTGGAACACCCGCACGGTTCGTTCTTCATGGGCGATCCTGAAGGAGTGGCTGTGTTCCGGCGGAAGTTCGAGCAGCTCAGAAGCCTGGCGCTACCTCCGCTGGACGCCGCCAACCCCGCGCCGTCGCCGGCCTTTCGCGACTCGTCGGGTTTGATCCAGCACATCCGATACACGATCCAAGGTAGGTAG
- a CDS encoding ATP-binding protein: MCNPMLNSPSLTVTREALRDLMTRAGYDSSAIADAELALVELIVNAWRHGGTAAPVVLVDMLDSTLRVTVADRSSDLPERRKPGGLAESGRGLQLVAGLTHRWGVEPQKLGKRVWFELDGVA; encoded by the coding sequence GTGTGTAACCCCATGCTCAACTCCCCCTCCCTGACCGTGACCCGCGAAGCGTTGCGCGACCTGATGACCCGCGCCGGCTACGACTCCTCCGCCATCGCCGACGCCGAACTCGCGCTCGTCGAGCTGATCGTCAACGCGTGGCGGCACGGTGGCACCGCCGCGCCCGTCGTCCTCGTCGACATGCTCGACAGCACGCTCCGCGTGACCGTCGCCGACCGGAGCTCCGACCTCCCCGAGCGGCGGAAGCCCGGTGGGCTCGCCGAATCGGGGAGAGGGCTCCAGCTCGTCGCGGGTCTCACGCACCGCTGGGGCGTGGAGCCGCAGAAGCTCGGCAAGCGGGTCTGGTTCGAGCTGGACGGCGTCGCGTGA
- a CDS encoding acyl-CoA carboxylase subunit epsilon, with amino-acid sequence MTASAEPLVRIVRGSLTDEELAALTAVLMARAAAAQQAAAVAPVEPIANWHRLERRPAYFSPVSWQQAA; translated from the coding sequence ATGACCGCTTCCGCCGAACCCCTCGTCCGCATCGTCCGCGGCTCCCTCACCGACGAGGAGCTGGCCGCCCTCACCGCCGTGCTGATGGCGCGCGCCGCCGCCGCTCAGCAGGCCGCCGCCGTCGCGCCGGTCGAGCCGATCGCCAACTGGCACCGCCTGGAGCGCCGCCCGGCCTACTTCTCGCCGGTCAGCTGGCAGCAGGCCGCCTGA
- a CDS encoding diadenosine tetraphosphate hydrolase, with product MTTTDWKADRVGSALRGANPTVLRRLDAGFAVIGDIQFLPGYSVLLTDEPGVERLSDLPRPRRLAYLADLDRLGEAVERACRAADPDFRRVNLEILGNKDPFLHAHIWPRYDWEPEHLMQKPVWLYPPDRWYDPRHALTPSHDRLRAAITSELDALS from the coding sequence GTGACGACGACGGACTGGAAGGCCGACCGCGTCGGCAGTGCGCTGCGCGGTGCGAACCCGACCGTCCTGCGGCGGCTGGACGCCGGGTTCGCCGTCATCGGGGACATCCAGTTCCTGCCCGGCTACTCGGTCCTGCTGACCGACGAGCCGGGCGTCGAGCGCCTCTCCGACCTGCCCCGCCCGCGCCGCCTCGCGTACCTCGCCGACCTCGACCGGCTCGGCGAGGCGGTCGAACGCGCTTGCCGCGCCGCCGACCCGGACTTCCGCCGGGTCAACCTGGAGATCCTCGGCAACAAGGACCCGTTCCTGCACGCCCACATCTGGCCCCGCTACGACTGGGAGCCCGAGCACCTCATGCAGAAGCCCGTCTGGCTCTACCCCCCGGACCGCTGGTACGACCCCCGGCACGCCCTCACCCCGTCGCACGACCGGCTTCGCGCGGCGATCACGAGCGAGCTCGACGCGCTGAGCTGA
- a CDS encoding acyl-CoA carboxylase subunit beta, translating into MTVVHEAPVGGEVPEIPADARGRVAELHELREKVRRGPSEKATEAQHAKGKLTARERIELLLDEGSFREVEPLRRHRATGFGLEAKKPHTDGVIVGWGTVHGRTVFTYAHDFRIFGGALGEAHAQKIHKIMDMAIAAGAPLVSLNDGAGARIQEGVTALAGYGGIFQRNTKASGVIPQISVMLGPCAGGAAYSPALTDFVFMVRETSQMFITGPDVVQAVTGEKISQNGLGGADVHAGVSGVSHFVYDDEQSCIEEVRYLLSLLPQNNREMPPTVLSDDPVQRRNDSLLDLVPVDGNRPYDMRKVIEEIVDHGEYLEVHERWATNVLCVLARIDGHVVGIIANQPQSLAGVLDINASEKAARFVQMCDAFNIPLVTLLDVPGFLPGVDQEHGGIIRHGAKLLYAYCNATVPRISLILRKAYGGAYIVMDSQSIGADLTYAWPTNEIAVMGAEGAANVIFRRDINGAEDPDAMRAQKIKEYKNELMHPYYAAERGLVDDVIDPAETREVLASALAMLRTKHADLPSRKHGNPPM; encoded by the coding sequence ATGACGGTTGTGCATGAGGCGCCGGTCGGCGGCGAGGTCCCCGAGATCCCGGCCGATGCCCGCGGGCGGGTCGCCGAGCTGCACGAACTGCGCGAGAAGGTTCGGCGCGGCCCCAGCGAGAAGGCCACCGAGGCGCAGCACGCGAAGGGCAAGCTGACCGCCCGCGAGCGCATCGAGCTGCTGCTGGACGAGGGCTCCTTCCGCGAGGTCGAGCCGCTGCGCCGGCACCGCGCCACCGGCTTCGGCCTGGAGGCCAAGAAGCCGCACACCGACGGTGTCATCGTCGGCTGGGGCACCGTGCACGGCCGGACCGTCTTCACCTACGCGCACGACTTCCGGATCTTCGGCGGCGCCCTGGGCGAGGCCCACGCGCAGAAGATCCACAAGATCATGGACATGGCCATCGCGGCCGGTGCGCCCCTGGTCTCCCTGAACGACGGCGCCGGCGCCCGCATCCAGGAGGGCGTCACCGCCCTCGCCGGCTACGGGGGCATCTTCCAGCGCAACACCAAGGCCTCGGGCGTCATCCCGCAGATCTCCGTCATGCTCGGCCCCTGCGCCGGCGGCGCCGCCTACTCCCCCGCGCTGACGGACTTCGTCTTCATGGTCCGCGAGACCTCGCAGATGTTCATCACCGGCCCCGACGTGGTCCAGGCCGTGACCGGCGAGAAGATCAGCCAGAACGGCCTCGGCGGCGCGGACGTCCACGCGGGCGTCTCCGGCGTCTCGCACTTCGTCTACGACGACGAGCAGTCCTGCATCGAGGAGGTCCGCTACCTCCTGTCGCTCCTGCCGCAGAACAACCGCGAGATGCCGCCGACCGTCCTCAGCGACGACCCGGTCCAGCGCCGCAACGACAGCCTGCTCGACCTCGTGCCCGTGGACGGCAACCGGCCGTACGACATGCGCAAGGTGATCGAGGAGATCGTCGACCACGGCGAGTACCTGGAGGTCCACGAGCGCTGGGCGACCAACGTGCTGTGCGTGCTGGCCCGGATCGACGGCCACGTCGTCGGCATCATCGCCAACCAGCCGCAGTCGCTGGCCGGCGTCCTCGACATCAACGCCAGCGAGAAGGCCGCGCGCTTCGTCCAGATGTGCGACGCGTTCAACATCCCGCTGGTCACCCTGCTGGACGTGCCCGGCTTCCTGCCCGGCGTCGACCAGGAGCACGGCGGCATCATCCGCCACGGCGCCAAGCTGCTGTACGCGTACTGCAACGCCACCGTCCCGCGGATCTCGCTGATCCTGCGCAAGGCCTACGGCGGCGCCTACATCGTCATGGACTCCCAGTCCATCGGCGCCGACCTCACCTACGCCTGGCCGACCAACGAGATCGCCGTCATGGGCGCCGAGGGCGCCGCCAACGTGATCTTCCGCCGCGACATCAACGGCGCCGAGGACCCGGACGCCATGCGCGCCCAGAAGATCAAGGAATACAAGAACGAGCTGATGCACCCGTACTACGCGGCCGAGCGCGGCCTCGTGGACGACGTCATCGACCCCGCCGAGACCCGCGAGGTGCTCGCCTCGGCACTCGCCATGCTCCGCACCAAGCACGCCGACCTGCCGAGCCGCAAGCACGGCAACCCGCCGATGTAA
- the mqnP gene encoding menaquinone biosynthesis prenyltransferase MqnP: MSTAAVETPGRTKAFLRLVMIEHSIFALPFAYIAALTAMFLADRRVHWGQLFIVTVCMVGLRTFAMAANRIIDREIDARNPRTAGRELVTGAVSLKTAYVGSAVALVVFLGAAALLNPLCLVLAPVAVVPMVVYPYGKRFTDFPQAILGLAQAMGPVGAWLAVTGSWSWEAVVLGAAVGIWIGGFDLIYACQDVESDRHGGVRSVPARFGVPAAIRGSRVCHVVTTLLLGWYAVLTGAGAAFWVGLVVVAGAFVYEHTIVKPNDLSKLNRAFFQTNGFVGISLFFFALVDLIIRGLGI, encoded by the coding sequence GTGAGCACGGCTGCCGTCGAGACCCCGGGCCGTACGAAGGCCTTCCTGCGCCTGGTGATGATCGAGCACTCGATCTTCGCCCTGCCCTTTGCGTACATCGCCGCGCTGACGGCCATGTTCCTCGCCGACCGGCGGGTGCACTGGGGCCAGCTCTTCATCGTCACCGTGTGCATGGTCGGGCTCCGCACCTTCGCGATGGCCGCCAACCGGATCATCGACCGCGAGATCGACGCCCGGAACCCGCGTACGGCGGGGCGTGAACTCGTCACCGGGGCAGTCTCGTTGAAGACCGCGTACGTCGGCTCCGCGGTCGCGCTGGTGGTGTTCCTCGGCGCGGCCGCGCTGCTGAACCCGCTGTGCCTGGTGCTCGCGCCGGTGGCCGTGGTGCCGATGGTGGTCTACCCCTACGGCAAGCGGTTCACGGACTTCCCGCAGGCGATCCTCGGGCTGGCTCAGGCCATGGGCCCGGTGGGCGCCTGGCTCGCGGTGACCGGGAGCTGGTCGTGGGAGGCCGTCGTGCTCGGCGCCGCGGTGGGCATCTGGATCGGCGGCTTCGACCTCATCTACGCCTGCCAGGACGTGGAGTCCGACCGGCACGGCGGCGTGCGGTCGGTGCCGGCGCGGTTCGGCGTTCCGGCCGCCATCCGGGGCTCGCGGGTCTGCCACGTCGTGACGACGCTGCTGCTCGGGTGGTACGCGGTCCTCACGGGCGCCGGTGCGGCGTTCTGGGTGGGGCTGGTCGTCGTCGCGGGCGCGTTCGTCTACGAGCACACGATCGTGAAGCCGAACGATCTGTCGAAGCTGAACCGGGCGTTCTTCCAGACGAACGGTTTCGTGGGGATCTCGCTGTTCTTCTTCGCGCTCGTGGACCTGATCATCCGCGGGCTCGGAATCTGA
- a CDS encoding VOC family protein produces the protein MIGRLQCLVLDCPEPAALARFYAGLLGGEIDRPDPRWSLGDAWSTLHLDGGMVLCFQGVADHRPPRWPDAEHPQQAHLDVDVENLDDVEREVLALGAVRLRDAGRWRIFADPAGHPFCLIRA, from the coding sequence GTGATCGGCAGACTGCAGTGCCTCGTGCTCGACTGCCCGGAACCGGCCGCGCTGGCCCGCTTCTACGCGGGGCTGCTGGGCGGCGAGATCGACCGGCCGGACCCGCGCTGGTCGCTCGGAGATGCGTGGTCCACCCTGCACCTCGACGGCGGCATGGTGCTCTGCTTCCAGGGCGTCGCCGACCACCGACCACCACGCTGGCCGGATGCGGAGCACCCCCAGCAGGCGCACCTGGACGTCGACGTCGAGAACCTGGACGACGTCGAACGCGAGGTGCTCGCACTCGGCGCCGTCCGGCTGCGCGACGCCGGCCGCTGGCGGATCTTCGCCGACCCGGCCGGTCACCCGTTCTGCCTGATCCGCGCCTGA